CCGTAATTAGCGTTTGTGCGTGTGCACGAGTGAATGTGCGAGGTGTGTGTTATGCATGTTGCGAGTTGGGTAATGGTTGTTCTAGGGCTTCATGGGAAATGTGGATGCTTGGTTTCAGCTACGAAGACCTTGAATCGGGGTATTTCCGAGTTCGTCGTGATGGCTGCCGACACTGAGCCGCTCGAGATCCTACTTCATCTTCCGCTGCTCGCAGAGGATAAGGTATGCGAAAGTTCAATGCTTTGCACTATTTTCATCGTTGCTTGCTTTGTTCTTAGTTAAGCTGCATAGCAATGACATGTGGTTTCACTTACCAGAAAAACGAGGTATGCATTCGGTTTATCTATTGTTTAAGTGAAAGGATGGGAAGCTTTTACTGGTGTTGGTACGTCTCTTCGGGGTTTACAAGTGTGGCCAAAATGAGCGTGTAAAGTGAATGTGTTGTTTGATTTGCTGTCCCCGTGTTATGAAAGAAAGCCTCGTTTCAGATTATACACAAGTTATGCTTTTAAATTTCTTCATCTGATCCGACAGTTTCCCAGGAGAAgatctcctttcttttctttgtaaatttgcTGAGGTGAAAAAATTCCGTGAGTGTACTTGTGAATGTGCGCTTCGAAGTAACTAAAATGAGTATTCGATTGCTGATTCTTACGATTGGGTTCATCAGAAGGAtgagttagaaaaaaaataaaaaaatagaaaactggTATTGAGTTTGTTGCTTTGTTCTGGCTTggggataaaaataaatagactaaCTCAACTTGgttttgctcaatttttctAGCCCAAACTGTACACAAGCTGGGTAATTGAAATTATTCAGTCTGTTGTTTACTTAATTTTGTGGAAAAACAGAATGTTGTACACGACAATACTATAGTCTGCTTTGTGGGCTTCTAAATATGAGCCAATAAGTGTAAAGCAATAGAAGTCAAAACATGTGTCTTAATTTTgggtcaaatttttcaaagaaaaccaaaccaaaaagaATCTGGTAGTGTCTGAAGGTTTAACTCTTGCAGTTTGATTGAATCTGATTTAAAAGTCGTTCCAAATAAATGCCTTTGGTTTGTTTGAATCTCTCAATCTTGAATCATTAAAGCAGACCACTGTGCATTCCTATAGCTAAGGTTATACAAATAGTGATCCAGGCCTTTTGGGAATGTCTGTTAAGTTATTGATGGTGCTTTGAACCAGCTCTTGTTCATACCTTGTGGGATATGTGGATTGGCAATGTAGCTGCATGGTTTGCAAAATTTGATTTATTATCCAGAAACAATTATTAATATTGGCATGTTAATTATGCAGGGAAATCAAGGTTTTCAAAATAAGAAATGCAGCACTAATTTGAAGCTAGATCATTGGTGCTTGTTTGTTGAAGTACTctcctaattttaaaaaaatgaaaaacgtgATATGCGAAGCTACATGTCAACATTTACATGTTGTGAAAGTTTCAAGAGTTTTGACTTAAAAAACTCAATAGTGCGTGTGCcacaagatttagattaaggTAAAAAGTGAAAGTCAATCCAAACATGTCCTTCATTTATAGGGTACAAAACCAAGAGAATCTTAAGTCATATCCATCAAAAGTATGTAAGAAAAATGGCTTGCAATAGGGTTTAGAGAATATTAAAAACGACTTAAAACATCTCTGGAATCTGAGCCCTTAATCTACTATAAGACCTCTTAATCTCAACTGTCGAACCTCATCTAAAGCCATGTGAGTCATATCTGACATGACTTAAACTCTAAAAGGGCGTAGGTGATAATccaatcaaagaaagaaatagtgCCACTTCATTACGCAATCGAAATAGCCTGGGGCTTATACGCCTAATTAATACTCTTTAGTTAATTTACAGCATAGAGGACTTCAACTTTGGACAAGAGTTCCCCtccactttttccttttccccaaAGTTTGCTATTATTAAATTACCAATGCTTGCTGCAAAGCGAATTATCTAAAGGTGTAGTtactttctaaacctttttttgtttggtaaACCTTTCTAGGTCTCTAATTCAGTGCTTGTGATAGGTAAAGAATATGCACCTTCGTGGTCTCCTTTTTGAGATACCATAAATACCGTCTGCCAGTTGAAATGTTTCTTCTTGATACTTCATTATATACTGGGTTACTACCATCTTGCCACGGCATGCCcagatttttaccttttttcatGTCATATATACAGAATGTGCCCTATGTCTTTGTCCCTTCAAAACAAGCACTTGGTCGAGCATGCGGAGTTACACGACCTGTCATTGCATGTTCAGTGACATCAAATGAGGGAAGCCAGTTGAAATCCCAGATCCAACAGCTCAAGGTATACCCTCTATCAAATCAAATGCAATATAGGTGTTGTGATTGTAATCGGCCCTTAAATGCAATAGACTCTTAGCTTTGTCCTGTGGAATTGCAGGATGCCATAGAGAAGCTATTGATCTGAAGTACTACATCCTGCATGTTCGGTGTGATGGGCCTCTTTGTCTATGCATTTGCTCTTCAAGAGGCTTTGACTGAGGAATGTGCTAGCTTTAAAGTTTTCCTGTGTCGGCTTTATGAAGAGTTTTTTCTTTGAAGTTTCTTTCCTCCGGGTTCCATGTGCAAACAATTTGTATCTTGATAGCTAATAGTAATTGTTGACATGCCGTAAGCTGTAGTTTTTAGTAATTGTGTATGTTTTATGTGCAAATTTGTGCCAATTGGTTTGAGAGGCATCTGGGATCTGGTCTTGGATCCACTCTGTGATGCTGAGAACTGATAGATTGAAGAATTTAATGCATTGAGCCATGGTAATGTCCAGGGAGGTAGCTTGCTGTGCACCATGCGTCTGGGCCCTTAAGTTATCTAGTCTTGTTAGACTG
This genomic interval from Rhodamnia argentea isolate NSW1041297 chromosome 4, ASM2092103v1, whole genome shotgun sequence contains the following:
- the LOC115757120 gene encoding NHP2-like protein 1, which codes for MTGEAVNPKAYPLADAQLSITILDLVQQAANYKQLKKGANEATKTLNRGISEFVVMAADTEPLEILLHLPLLAEDKNVPYVFVPSKQALGRACGVTRPVIACSVTSNEGSQLKSQIQQLKDAIEKLLI